Proteins encoded by one window of Halobaculum halobium:
- a CDS encoding MarR family transcriptional regulator, whose amino-acid sequence MSASDAEAVADDASIDRWERVRDLPPSAKLVAKVLEYEDTLSQSELAEETLLPPRTVRYALTRLEDADAVESRFSFTDARKRLYSLDL is encoded by the coding sequence ATGAGTGCATCCGACGCCGAGGCCGTCGCCGACGACGCATCGATCGATCGATGGGAACGGGTTCGCGACCTCCCGCCGAGCGCGAAGCTGGTGGCGAAGGTGCTGGAGTACGAGGACACGCTGAGTCAGAGCGAACTCGCCGAGGAGACGCTCCTCCCGCCGCGGACCGTCCGCTACGCGCTGACTCGCCTGGAGGATGCCGACGCCGTCGAGTCCCGGTTCTCGTTCACCGACGCACGCAAGCGACTCTACTCGCTGGACCTGTAA
- a CDS encoding 3-dehydroquinate synthase II, whose amino-acid sequence MTGTRSVWIRADGDVGDWDVRRERITAGLEAGVDWVLVDERDVAKVRELGDVNVAAFRSDADVDVIEDAESGGGAAGGDAAVADAYIVGKDGEGDGTVDLPTDFSGSADLSTLRRSDNRAQGAFVRIFDEDYEAFAEAAARDAEFVVVASENWQIIPLENLIARIGDDTTLVAGATTAEEARTAFETLELGAEGVLLDTDNPDEIRKTVEIRDEADRETLDLTTATVTALERTGSADRVCVDTGTMMDHDEGMLVGSMSRGLFFVHAETADSPYVASRPFRVNAGAVHAYVRTPDGGTKYLSELRSGDEVQVLDTDGKTREAIVGRVKIEKRPMFRVQAEVETDDGEVDRIETLIQNAETVKVATADGRKAVTELAEGDEVLVYYEDVARHFGEAVEESIIEQ is encoded by the coding sequence ATGACCGGAACGCGATCCGTCTGGATCCGAGCCGACGGCGACGTCGGCGACTGGGACGTACGACGCGAGCGGATCACCGCAGGCCTCGAGGCCGGCGTCGACTGGGTGCTCGTCGACGAGCGCGACGTGGCGAAGGTGCGCGAACTGGGCGACGTGAACGTCGCCGCCTTCCGCTCGGACGCCGACGTGGACGTGATCGAAGACGCCGAGTCCGGCGGCGGCGCGGCCGGCGGGGACGCCGCGGTCGCCGACGCCTACATCGTCGGGAAGGACGGCGAGGGCGACGGAACCGTCGACCTCCCCACGGACTTCTCGGGCTCGGCAGATCTCTCGACGCTCCGCCGCAGCGACAACCGCGCACAGGGCGCGTTCGTCCGCATCTTCGACGAGGACTACGAGGCGTTCGCCGAGGCCGCCGCCCGCGACGCGGAGTTCGTCGTCGTCGCCAGCGAGAACTGGCAGATCATCCCGCTGGAGAACCTCATCGCGCGCATCGGCGACGACACCACCCTCGTCGCGGGCGCGACGACCGCCGAGGAGGCCAGGACGGCGTTCGAGACGCTCGAACTGGGCGCCGAGGGCGTCCTGCTGGACACCGATAACCCCGACGAGATACGCAAGACGGTGGAGATCCGCGACGAGGCCGACCGCGAGACGCTGGACCTGACGACCGCGACCGTCACCGCCCTCGAGCGCACCGGCTCGGCCGACCGCGTCTGCGTCGACACCGGGACGATGATGGACCACGACGAGGGGATGCTCGTCGGGTCGATGTCCCGGGGCCTGTTCTTCGTCCACGCCGAGACGGCCGATTCGCCGTACGTCGCCTCCCGGCCGTTCCGCGTCAACGCCGGCGCGGTCCACGCGTACGTCCGTACCCCCGACGGCGGCACGAAGTACCTGAGCGAACTGCGCTCTGGCGACGAGGTCCAAGTGCTCGACACCGACGGGAAGACGCGCGAGGCCATCGTCGGCCGCGTGAAAATCGAGAAGCGCCCGATGTTCCGCGTGCAGGCTGAAGTCGAGACCGACGACGGCGAGGTCGACCGCATCGAGACGCTCATCCAAAACGCGGAGACGGTGAAGGTCGCAACCGCCGACGGTCGGAAGGCGGTCACCGAACTCGCGGAGGGCGACGAGGTCCTCGTCTACTACGAGGACGTGGCTCGCCACTTCGGCGAGGCCGTCGAGGAATCGATCATCGAGCAGTAA
- a CDS encoding helical backbone metal receptor — protein sequence MVTERVVSLAPSATATIAALEAEVASDHPGGGDESTGELVGVTRACEPPPGSSPAVVGGWPNPDLAAVERLEPTVAVTCDALQRETAAAVRDRGVEVVHTEPTRLAAVFDAVASVAAAVGCDAAGERLVNELRDRVDQVRAAVPDVRGERPVVYAEEWGDPPMAAGNWVPDAVAAAGGRCPFVPAGERSREVDAAAVERADPDHAVFHWCGANQIPSEDPLADRGWDVDSSVHVIDDSLLNQPSPRLVDGIETLAALLHGVDPDDENAGGCEGNVRTSSSEVCSDRSEK from the coding sequence ATGGTGACCGAGCGCGTCGTCTCGCTAGCGCCGAGCGCGACCGCGACGATCGCCGCGCTCGAGGCGGAAGTCGCGTCTGATCACCCCGGGGGCGGCGACGAGTCGACGGGGGAACTCGTCGGCGTCACGCGCGCGTGCGAGCCGCCCCCGGGGTCGTCGCCAGCCGTCGTCGGCGGGTGGCCGAACCCGGACCTCGCGGCCGTCGAGCGACTGGAGCCGACGGTCGCGGTGACCTGTGACGCGCTCCAGCGGGAGACGGCGGCCGCAGTCCGCGACCGCGGAGTCGAGGTCGTCCACACGGAGCCGACGAGACTGGCGGCGGTGTTCGACGCCGTCGCGAGCGTCGCGGCTGCGGTCGGCTGCGACGCGGCCGGAGAGCGACTGGTGAACGAGTTGCGCGACCGCGTCGATCAGGTTCGGGCGGCAGTGCCCGACGTCCGTGGCGAGCGTCCGGTCGTCTACGCCGAGGAGTGGGGCGACCCGCCGATGGCCGCCGGCAACTGGGTCCCCGACGCCGTCGCCGCCGCGGGCGGGCGCTGTCCGTTCGTCCCGGCGGGCGAGCGCTCGCGCGAGGTCGACGCCGCGGCCGTCGAGCGCGCCGACCCGGACCACGCGGTGTTCCACTGGTGCGGCGCGAATCAGATACCGAGCGAGGACCCGCTCGCCGACCGCGGTTGGGACGTCGACTCGTCGGTCCACGTGATCGACGACTCGCTGTTGAACCAGCCGAGTCCGCGACTGGTCGACGGGATCGAGACGCTCGCCGCGCTGCTTCACGGCGTGGACCCAGACGACGAGAACGCAGGGGGATGCGAGGGAAACGTCCGCACGAGTTCCTCTGAGGTCTGCAGCGATAGATCCGAGAAGTAG
- a CDS encoding DUF7575 domain-containing protein, whose protein sequence is MQRRPVVAAALAVVPALGHAYLRRWTRGIAWLSLLTGSALVFAGVVGVGVGDALAASATWTGLASGSALVVPLGVVIALSSADAYVLARRDARRGALACPQCGRGVDLSLGFCWYCSVEFEYVER, encoded by the coding sequence ATGCAACGACGACCCGTCGTCGCCGCGGCGCTGGCGGTGGTGCCGGCGTTGGGGCACGCGTACCTCCGCCGGTGGACTCGGGGGATCGCGTGGCTGTCGCTGCTCACCGGCTCGGCGCTCGTGTTCGCTGGAGTGGTCGGCGTCGGGGTCGGCGACGCGTTGGCCGCGAGCGCGACGTGGACGGGGCTGGCGAGCGGGAGCGCGCTCGTCGTCCCGCTTGGCGTCGTCATCGCGCTCTCGTCGGCCGACGCGTACGTGCTCGCCCGCCGGGACGCCCGACGGGGCGCGCTCGCGTGCCCGCAGTGCGGCCGCGGCGTCGACCTGTCGCTGGGGTTCTGTTGGTACTGCTCGGTGGAGTTCGAGTACGTCGAGCGGTAG
- a CDS encoding type I 3-dehydroquinate dehydratase, which yields MTFALDSFSLCASTADLDEEPAAREHADCVEFRMDLAEEPLATLDGYDGELPLLVTNRPHWEGGETAPYGRLDALAAAVEHEAIAAVDVELATLRGRPAGTNEIDPAGLVEHARANGAAVVASVHDFDGTPSPATLDGLLRAAAAAGDAGKLAVTARTNGEALDLLAATHRATIRGDRVATMAMGEAGRHTRAVAPVYGSRLGYAPVDAADATAPGQYDLATLRRLVDDLS from the coding sequence ATGACGTTCGCTCTCGACTCGTTCTCGCTGTGTGCCAGCACGGCGGACCTCGACGAGGAGCCGGCAGCACGCGAGCACGCCGACTGCGTCGAATTCCGGATGGATCTCGCCGAGGAGCCGCTTGCGACGCTCGACGGCTACGACGGCGAGCTTCCCCTCCTCGTCACGAACCGCCCTCACTGGGAAGGAGGTGAGACGGCGCCGTACGGCCGCCTCGACGCGCTTGCGGCGGCCGTCGAGCACGAGGCGATTGCGGCAGTCGACGTCGAGCTCGCGACCCTGCGCGGTCGACCGGCCGGGACGAACGAGATCGACCCGGCGGGGCTGGTCGAGCACGCCCGCGCGAACGGCGCCGCGGTCGTCGCGTCCGTCCACGACTTCGACGGGACGCCGTCGCCGGCGACGCTCGACGGGCTCCTCCGCGCGGCGGCGGCCGCCGGCGACGCGGGGAAGCTGGCAGTCACCGCGCGGACGAACGGCGAGGCCCTGGACCTGCTGGCGGCGACTCACCGCGCGACGATCCGCGGCGACCGCGTGGCGACGATGGCGATGGGCGAGGCCGGGCGCCACACCCGCGCGGTCGCGCCGGTGTACGGGTCACGACTCGGCTACGCGCCCGTGGACGCCGCCGACGCGACGGCGCCCGGGCAGTACGACCTCGCGACGCTCCGACGGCTCGTCGACGACCTCTCGTGA
- the pan1 gene encoding proteasome-activating nucleotidase Pan1, whose protein sequence is MTDTVDDVDLPYEEAASQQEKIEALQERLEVLEGQNEEMRDKLLDANAENNKYQQKLERLTHENKKLKQSPLFVATVQELTDDGVVIKQHGNNQEALTEVTDEMREDLDPDDRVAVNNSLSVVKKLEKETDVRARVMQVEHSPEVTYEDIGGLDEQMNEVRETVEMPLKSPEMFTEVGIQPPSGVLLHGPPGTGKTMLAKAVANQTDATFIKMAGSELVHKFIGEGAKLVRDLFEVARENEPAVIFIDEIDAIASKRTDSKTSGDAEVQRTMMQLLAEMDGFDERGEIRIIAATNRFDMLDPAILRPGRFDRLIEVPKPEAEGRELIFKIHTRDMNVADDVDFAVLAELTEGASGADVKAVCTEAGMFAIREDRTEITMTDFETAWEKTSQAEETNADDSLAFA, encoded by the coding sequence ATGACTGACACCGTTGACGACGTCGACCTCCCCTACGAGGAGGCGGCGTCGCAGCAGGAGAAGATCGAGGCTCTCCAGGAGCGCCTCGAGGTTCTCGAGGGGCAAAACGAGGAGATGCGCGACAAGCTCCTGGATGCGAACGCGGAGAACAACAAGTACCAACAGAAACTCGAGCGGCTCACGCACGAGAACAAGAAGCTCAAACAGTCGCCGCTGTTCGTCGCGACCGTACAGGAACTGACCGACGACGGCGTCGTGATCAAACAGCACGGCAACAACCAGGAGGCGTTGACCGAGGTCACCGACGAGATGCGCGAGGACCTCGACCCCGACGACCGGGTGGCCGTCAACAACTCCCTGTCGGTCGTGAAGAAACTGGAGAAGGAGACAGACGTGCGCGCCCGCGTCATGCAGGTCGAGCACTCGCCCGAGGTCACCTACGAGGACATCGGCGGACTCGACGAGCAGATGAACGAGGTGCGCGAGACCGTCGAGATGCCGCTGAAGAGCCCAGAGATGTTCACCGAGGTGGGCATCCAGCCGCCCAGCGGCGTGCTGCTCCACGGGCCGCCGGGGACGGGTAAGACGATGCTCGCGAAGGCCGTCGCGAACCAGACCGACGCGACGTTCATCAAGATGGCCGGCTCGGAGCTGGTCCACAAGTTCATCGGCGAGGGAGCGAAGCTCGTGCGCGACCTGTTCGAGGTCGCCCGCGAGAACGAGCCCGCCGTGATCTTCATCGACGAGATCGACGCCATCGCGTCCAAGCGCACGGACTCGAAGACCTCCGGCGACGCCGAGGTCCAGCGCACGATGATGCAACTGCTCGCGGAGATGGACGGGTTCGACGAGCGCGGGGAGATCCGTATCATCGCGGCGACGAACCGATTCGACATGCTCGACCCAGCGATACTCCGGCCCGGCCGCTTCGACAGACTCATCGAGGTGCCCAAGCCGGAGGCCGAGGGCCGCGAGCTGATCTTCAAGATCCACACCCGGGACATGAACGTCGCCGATGACGTGGACTTCGCGGTACTGGCCGAGCTCACCGAGGGCGCCTCGGGGGCGGACGTGAAGGCGGTCTGCACCGAGGCCGGCATGTTCGCGATCCGCGAAGACCGCACGGAGATCACGATGACGGACTTCGAGACCGCCTGGGAGAAGACCTCGCAGGCCGAGGAGACCAACGCGGACGACTCGCTCGCCTTCGCATAG
- a CDS encoding MGMT family protein, whose translation MTDFLGGDGDDSSEAGGVSDTGVFGRRFDAIDRVLELGTASGRLISVSFAEDLSGDVDSEHPLLDRLDEYVAGAEDDFADLEIAITVPTAQRSVLESVRNIPYGEAIDLERVAKMTADLDHEDDADLETAREALRANPVPIVIPDHRVRNAAGATPEAVAARLREIEGI comes from the coding sequence ATGACGGACTTTCTCGGCGGCGACGGGGACGACAGCTCGGAGGCGGGCGGCGTGAGCGACACGGGCGTGTTCGGGCGTCGATTCGACGCGATCGATCGGGTGCTGGAGCTGGGGACCGCGAGCGGTCGACTCATTTCCGTCTCGTTCGCCGAGGATCTCTCGGGGGACGTGGACAGCGAGCACCCCCTGCTGGACCGCCTCGACGAATACGTCGCCGGCGCCGAGGACGATTTCGCCGACCTGGAGATCGCGATAACCGTCCCGACGGCCCAGCGGTCGGTGCTGGAGTCGGTTCGGAACATTCCCTACGGCGAGGCGATCGACCTCGAACGCGTGGCGAAGATGACCGCCGATCTCGATCACGAGGACGATGCCGATCTGGAGACAGCCCGCGAGGCGCTGCGGGCGAACCCGGTACCGATCGTGATCCCGGACCACCGGGTGCGGAACGCGGCGGGCGCGACGCCCGAGGCCGTCGCCGCACGGCTCAGGGAGATCGAGGGGATCTGA
- a CDS encoding transcription initiation factor IIB produces the protein MSENTHTRRRPAGRDRRTAHEHQDESEQEEQKGDELVCPECSGNVIQDEEHGETVCEECGLVIEEDSVDRGPEWRAFDAAEKDQKSRVGAPTTNTMHDKGLSTNIDWRDQDAYGRSLGARQRQKMRRLRKWNERFRTRDSKERNLKQALGEIDRMASALGLPDNVRETASVIYRRALDEDLLPGRSIEGVSTACVYAAARMAGVPRSLDEISDVSRVSKDEVARTYRYVVRELKLEVKPADPEQYVPRFASSLELSDESEMRAKQLLKNAKEKGVHSGKSPVGLAAAAVYAAALLTNEKTTQAAVSEVADISEVTIRNRYHELLEAEDGLVA, from the coding sequence ATGAGCGAGAACACACACACCCGCCGGCGACCCGCCGGGCGCGACCGACGAACCGCACACGAACACCAAGACGAATCCGAGCAGGAGGAGCAGAAGGGCGACGAGCTCGTCTGTCCCGAGTGTTCCGGTAACGTCATTCAAGACGAGGAGCACGGCGAGACGGTCTGTGAGGAGTGCGGCCTCGTCATCGAGGAGGACTCCGTCGACCGCGGCCCCGAGTGGCGCGCGTTCGACGCCGCCGAGAAAGACCAGAAGTCCCGCGTCGGCGCCCCGACGACGAACACGATGCACGACAAGGGACTGTCGACCAACATCGACTGGCGCGACCAGGACGCCTACGGCCGATCGCTGGGCGCCCGCCAGCGCCAGAAGATGCGCCGCCTGCGCAAGTGGAACGAGCGGTTCCGCACGCGCGACTCCAAGGAGCGCAACCTCAAGCAGGCGCTCGGCGAGATCGACCGCATGGCCTCCGCGCTCGGCCTCCCGGACAACGTCCGCGAGACCGCGTCGGTCATCTACCGCCGCGCGCTCGACGAGGACCTCCTGCCGGGGCGCTCCATCGAGGGCGTCTCGACCGCCTGCGTGTACGCCGCCGCCCGGATGGCCGGCGTCCCGCGCTCGCTCGACGAGATCAGCGACGTCTCGCGCGTCTCGAAGGACGAGGTCGCCCGCACGTACCGCTACGTCGTCCGCGAGCTGAAGCTGGAGGTCAAGCCCGCCGACCCCGAACAGTACGTCCCGCGGTTCGCATCCTCCCTCGAACTGTCCGACGAGTCGGAGATGCGCGCCAAGCAGCTCCTGAAGAACGCCAAGGAGAAAGGCGTCCACTCGGGCAAGTCGCCGGTGGGCCTCGCCGCGGCCGCCGTCTACGCGGCCGCGCTGCTCACCAACGAGAAGACGACGCAGGCGGCCGTCTCTGAGGTCGCTGACATCTCGGAGGTCACCATCCGCAACCGCTACCACGAGCTGCTCGAGGCCGAGGACGGCCTCGTCGCCTGA
- the trpA gene encoding tryptophan synthase subunit alpha, which yields MSDDAAADRVAAAFADGPAFVPYLAVGDPDYESSLAYVEALAEGGADVIELGLPFSEPIAEGPTIQNAVVRALEAGMTPTRFFEFVEEVDVDVPLVCMTYYNLIYQFGSEPGPRPFVEKAAEVGLSGFVVPDLPAEEAGPLRAACDEFGLHLISIVAPTTDEARLEKLVGVSSGYLYVQARLGVTGASSSVSDQTGESLARLSGVALPKAVGFGISSGEQAATIVEAGADGIIVGSALVDIVADGHERGASTESVAERLETKARELKQGAVDGYGRRTPTPEGTSD from the coding sequence ATGAGCGACGACGCGGCGGCCGACCGAGTCGCGGCCGCGTTCGCCGACGGGCCCGCGTTCGTCCCGTACCTCGCCGTCGGCGACCCGGACTACGAATCCTCACTGGCGTACGTCGAGGCGCTCGCCGAGGGCGGCGCCGACGTGATCGAACTGGGGCTGCCCTTCTCCGAGCCCATCGCCGAGGGACCGACGATCCAGAACGCCGTCGTGCGCGCGCTGGAGGCGGGAATGACGCCGACGCGCTTCTTCGAGTTCGTCGAGGAGGTCGACGTGGACGTGCCGCTCGTGTGCATGACGTACTACAACCTCATCTACCAGTTCGGCTCCGAACCCGGCCCGCGGCCGTTCGTCGAGAAGGCGGCCGAGGTCGGCCTCTCCGGGTTCGTCGTCCCCGACCTCCCGGCCGAGGAGGCCGGCCCCCTCCGGGCGGCGTGCGACGAGTTCGGGCTCCACCTGATATCGATCGTCGCGCCGACGACCGACGAGGCGCGACTGGAGAAACTCGTCGGGGTCTCCTCCGGCTACCTCTACGTCCAGGCGCGCCTCGGCGTCACCGGCGCGTCGTCGTCGGTGTCGGATCAGACCGGGGAGTCGCTCGCGCGTCTCTCGGGGGTCGCGCTCCCGAAAGCGGTCGGGTTCGGCATCTCCTCGGGCGAGCAGGCGGCAACGATCGTCGAGGCGGGCGCCGACGGGATCATCGTCGGCTCCGCGCTCGTCGACATCGTGGCCGACGGCCACGAGCGGGGGGCATCGACCGAGTCAGTCGCCGAACGGCTCGAAACGAAGGCGCGCGAACTGAAGCAGGGGGCCGTCGACGGGTACGGGCGACGGACGCCGACACCCGAAGGTACTTCCGATTGA
- the trpC gene encoding indole-3-glycerol phosphate synthase has product MNTRSEELAPAVRSILDAAADRPGGDERVAVDARSLSTAFATAEADGRVPVIAEVKPTSPTTDGARREDPVDLAESMVAGGAAALSVLTEPEHFGGSLDTLDRVRAAVDVPVLRKDFLVREDQLDAVEADLVLLIARFVGDDLADLVAAARDRGFQPLVEVHTREELAAALAAGAELIGVNNRDLGKLAVDLSTFEAIAPEVPDGVTLIAESGIATPADVQRMRDAGADGLLIGSAIMDAEGTDEAGTGGDVSANTRRFTAAETEEEV; this is encoded by the coding sequence ATGAACACACGATCCGAGGAACTCGCGCCGGCGGTGCGATCGATCCTCGATGCCGCGGCCGACCGACCGGGAGGCGACGAGCGCGTCGCCGTCGACGCGCGGTCGCTGTCGACCGCGTTCGCGACCGCGGAGGCCGACGGGCGGGTTCCGGTCATCGCGGAGGTGAAGCCGACGAGCCCGACGACCGACGGGGCGCGCCGCGAGGACCCGGTCGACCTCGCCGAGTCGATGGTCGCCGGCGGCGCCGCGGCGCTGTCGGTGCTGACCGAACCGGAGCACTTCGGCGGCTCGCTCGACACGCTCGACCGGGTTCGCGCGGCGGTCGACGTTCCCGTCCTGCGCAAGGACTTCCTCGTGCGCGAGGACCAGTTGGACGCCGTCGAGGCCGACCTCGTGCTCCTCATCGCCCGGTTCGTCGGGGACGACCTCGCGGATCTCGTCGCGGCGGCCCGCGACCGCGGCTTCCAGCCGCTCGTGGAGGTCCACACGCGCGAGGAACTCGCGGCGGCGTTGGCGGCCGGCGCGGAGCTGATCGGCGTCAACAACCGGGACCTCGGAAAACTCGCGGTCGACCTCTCGACGTTCGAGGCGATCGCACCGGAGGTTCCCGACGGAGTGACGCTGATCGCAGAGTCGGGGATCGCGACGCCCGCGGACGTCCAGCGGATGCGCGACGCCGGGGCCGACGGGCTGCTCATCGGCTCGGCGATCATGGACGCGGAGGGGACCGACGAGGCGGGCACCGGCGGCGACGTTTCTGCCAACACCCGTCGGTTTACGGCCGCGGAGACGGAGGAGGAGGTATGA
- the trpB gene encoding tryptophan synthase subunit beta, translating to MSSERERSDPTEGEQWVSAGDGKFGRYGGQYVPEALMPAIQELTDAYERYVLNNEDGFMDEFRRRIRDFGGRPTPLQRADRLSERYDTEVYLKREDLLHGGAHKLNNALGQVLLAKYMGKERIIAETGAGQHGTATAMAAAHLGMPCEVYMGERDINRQRPNVFRMKINGSEVTPVTTGRGTLKEAISETMRDWATNVEDTHYVIGSVVGPHPFPQMVRDFQAIISEEARRQVRETAGRLPDSVVACAGGGSNTMGSFHHFVDDESVDLLAVEAGGSSLAVDEDEGVAPNSASLSTGSEGVLHGARTKLLQDHDGQIVESHSVSSGLDYAGVGPELASLVDEDRVTPVNVDDDAAIEGFHRLSQEEGIIPALETAHAFGYLHEHHEGLGDVTVINVSGRGDKDLDTAIEETAKRDVANAPDMSMFDGGLR from the coding sequence ATGAGCAGCGAACGCGAGCGGAGCGATCCCACAGAGGGCGAGCAGTGGGTGTCGGCCGGGGACGGGAAGTTCGGCCGCTACGGCGGCCAGTACGTCCCCGAAGCGCTGATGCCCGCGATACAGGAGTTGACCGACGCCTACGAGCGGTACGTCCTCAACAACGAGGACGGCTTCATGGACGAGTTCCGCCGGCGGATCCGCGACTTCGGCGGGCGTCCCACCCCGCTCCAGCGCGCGGACCGCCTCTCCGAGCGCTACGACACCGAGGTGTACCTCAAGCGGGAGGACCTGCTCCACGGCGGCGCGCACAAACTGAACAACGCCCTCGGGCAGGTGCTGCTCGCGAAGTACATGGGCAAAGAGCGCATCATCGCCGAGACGGGCGCCGGTCAGCACGGCACCGCGACGGCGATGGCGGCGGCCCATCTCGGGATGCCCTGCGAGGTGTACATGGGCGAACGCGACATCAACCGCCAGCGCCCCAACGTGTTCCGGATGAAGATCAACGGCTCCGAGGTCACCCCGGTGACGACGGGCCGCGGCACGCTGAAGGAGGCGATCTCCGAGACGATGCGCGACTGGGCGACGAACGTCGAGGACACCCACTACGTCATCGGGTCGGTCGTCGGCCCCCACCCGTTCCCGCAGATGGTCCGCGATTTCCAGGCGATCATCTCCGAGGAGGCCCGCCGACAGGTGCGAGAGACCGCCGGACGGCTTCCGGACTCGGTCGTCGCCTGCGCGGGCGGCGGCTCGAACACGATGGGATCGTTCCACCACTTCGTCGACGACGAGTCGGTCGACCTGCTGGCCGTCGAAGCCGGCGGTTCCTCGCTCGCGGTCGACGAAGACGAGGGCGTCGCGCCCAACTCCGCGTCGCTGTCGACCGGGAGCGAGGGCGTCCTCCACGGCGCGCGAACGAAGCTCCTGCAGGACCACGACGGCCAGATCGTCGAAAGCCACTCCGTCTCCTCCGGGCTGGACTACGCCGGCGTCGGACCGGAGCTCGCGTCCCTCGTCGACGAGGACCGCGTCACCCCCGTGAACGTCGACGACGACGCGGCCATCGAGGGGTTCCACCGGCTCTCGCAGGAGGAGGGGATCATCCCCGCGCTGGAGACGGCCCACGCGTTCGGCTACCTCCACGAGCACCACGAGGGTCTGGGCGACGTGACGGTGATCAACGTCTCCGGCCGCGGCGACAAGGACCTCGACACGGCCATCGAGGAGACGGCCAAACGCGACGTGGCGAACGCGCCGGACATGTCGATGTTCGACGGGGGGCTGCGATGA
- a CDS encoding 2-amino-3,7-dideoxy-D-threo-hept-6-ulosonate synthase: MEHAGLTARLDRISTDDRILMVPMDHGITLGAVTGLKDIEGTIDAVTRGGADAVLTQKGIAPRVHDNLNGAGYVVHLNASTSVGPESNDKRPTGTVKGAIRAGADAVSMHINVGSDYEPGQMTFLSELCETAGDYGVPVLAMAYARGANLEGDDPEHDAEYLGHAVRLAEECGADLVKTAYSGDAASFEHVCESTRLPVIIAGGSPVGDLATLESVRGAMDAGAAGVSMGRTIFQHDDPEAMTAAVSAVVHGDADAEDALSGSGL; encoded by the coding sequence ATGGAACACGCCGGCCTCACAGCACGACTCGATCGCATCTCGACAGACGACCGAATCCTCATGGTCCCGATGGACCACGGGATCACCCTCGGCGCGGTGACGGGACTGAAAGACATCGAAGGCACCATCGACGCGGTGACCCGCGGCGGTGCCGACGCGGTGCTCACCCAGAAGGGGATCGCCCCGCGCGTCCACGACAACCTCAACGGCGCGGGCTACGTCGTCCACCTGAACGCCTCCACGTCGGTCGGTCCCGAGAGCAACGATAAACGCCCCACGGGCACCGTGAAGGGGGCCATCCGCGCGGGCGCCGACGCGGTCTCCATGCACATCAACGTCGGCTCCGACTACGAGCCCGGCCAGATGACGTTCCTCTCGGAGCTGTGTGAGACCGCCGGCGACTACGGCGTGCCGGTGCTCGCGATGGCGTACGCCCGCGGCGCCAACCTCGAGGGCGACGACCCCGAGCACGACGCCGAGTACCTCGGCCACGCGGTCCGCCTCGCCGAAGAGTGCGGCGCCGACCTCGTGAAGACGGCGTACTCCGGCGACGCGGCCAGCTTCGAGCACGTCTGTGAATCGACGCGCCTGCCGGTCATCATCGCCGGCGGCTCGCCCGTCGGCGACCTCGCGACGCTGGAGAGCGTCCGCGGCGCGATGGACGCCGGCGCCGCGGGCGTCTCGATGGGCCGAACCATCTTCCAACACGACGACCCCGAGGCGATGACCGCGGCGGTGTCGGCGGTCGTCCACGGGGACGCCGACGCCGAGGACGCGCTGTCGGGGTCCGGGCTGTAA